The segment TAGTGTATACTCCGTATACTATTGTAAAACTCTGATTTTGCAAATCAGTCAGAAAAGCTTAACCAATTTAAGCATTTAATTATGAATGAGCATGTTAACATAAGATTTATAaggtattttaaatttatttgtatcAAGGAACTAAGCAATTGTTGTGTCACCATGTCTCCgtattaagaaaaatcttttttagatAAACTTTTAGGcatatttaatgaaatgtttatatcaCAAACGGCGTACCAGTGAAAATCGATATTTGTATGATAAGGATGTATATAATTCATTGGCCGTTGTTTGCATAGATATGTCATAATATATAGTGATTCATTCATGgtctataaaatcaatattcatATTGTACATTTATGGCAAAATAATGAAACTGCCAACGacagatttttttgttatataacattacacaatcatatttcattaaattacatgaatacataaATGCAagtctttaaaacaaaaattatttttctacttttaataTTTGGCACCTTGTTTGTGCACTCAGTGTTGCTAACTAAGACCTTTTATTATTGCGTAGATACATTCAGTACTATATCCCCTTACCTTTCAGAACAAACACAACTGGTTTTAGTCTCTTCTGCAGTTTTTCAATGATTAACAACATGGCCAGCTGAGAGGTTCCATAGCACATCATGATGTACCCAATCATTCCCAGTCCTAATGTGTTCGTCCCGTACATCtggaaacaaacaaaaatcagcATTATGGTGGTTATGGtacataaacatttttgaaagtCTTGTGGTTACACTCTTAACAAAACGTTTCGATtatgttgttgtatcaagattATCACTAGATCAATTCAGATGACCCTTGAAGCATTCGAGGGAAAATATGAGCTCGATGATCGATTTAAAACCATGcttttgtaaaactttgctGGATCTTAAGATTAATGGGTTGGTGCAGCAGACTtaagataaaacaaaaccaaGAAATCTGTTAACGACGCTTAATAGCAAGGGAAATCTTATTGTGGAATAAAACAGAATGTTAAACGCAAAACCAATACAAATCGTGAACTTCAGTCTCTCGAGGACCCATCTAAAGACTCTTTATTTTACGAGCAAGAACTGTTATGTGTCATGTGGGTCTCATTATTTGAACGAAACAAGTTCAGTCTACAAGACACTTAGCCCTGTTATAATCCAAAACGTTTCTGACAGTTTAACGCCATTGGAATGGGTCAATGAATATTCATATAGCACCCTGATGCATTTACATCCACATCGTGCTTTTTCGTAAAATCATATAGCTGATCGGAACATGTAACCCGAGTCTCTTTTTTTCTAGCCTTTCTGAAAGAAAGTTTCTAGATATGtagaattaaatcaaattaaaaaattggcTGAAATAATGAGTGTAATGAGaaagtatttttcattttcaagagAAATGCAATCTTaagattcttaaaaaaaaacaaatatttaagataTCTACATCCACAACATAATGAAATATCCATCACACAATGACAATAAGAAATGAATGGAATCTATGATGGAAAAGCAAACTTTTAGACATCAATGATGATGAAagcacatgtacatatattgcaTCTAAGGTAATTCAGatacatattattttttgggcaaaaacgtgcttaatgtaatatttttagaaCCAGGCAAAAGGTCAACGGCATACAGAAATAAAGCTAAGCTGGAAACAACTCATATTTAGTGGTACATGCATAGAtagcaatattttttatgtgaatGCGAAATAGGATACGTCATATGTTGTCTCATTGGTCCcttattcaattattttaaggACTATCTTTACACTACGCCTTTGGGTAGTTAGGGGTATCTGCAGTTAAATATAACAACGGGGGAACTGCAATGTTATGATGCAATATGTACAATAAATGTCATAATTTGGAAGAAGTTTAAATATTCAGCAAATAAGATTTGATTAACATAATGTTTTTGAAACCTTTATTTTAATGCACCATTTTTAGGTAATAgtgataattgtattttaagcaatattaaattaatttcagaGCTTTTGTGTGAAAATTTTACTTGCAAAAAAATTGGCGCGAGccatattttgaaattgcacaagataaaactaaaaaaagccCACTATTTTCCAATACAGTTATAAATATGCGGTGCTTACCTTCGTGACGTCACTAATAACAATGGCTTGCTGCATACCAGTAAATGTCATCAATAAACCAAGCATGAGAAATGTCTTTGTTCGAAAAAAGCTCGAAACATCGCAGATTTTATCCCAAAAtggtgtttttcttttgtttataattatgtCTGGCTTCCTCAGGCAGCATCCTATTAGAATGACTGAACAACATGCCAGACACAAGTAAAACAACTTTAAGATTTGCAAATAATCGAGTTTTTCAAAATCCTCCGCAAAATAACGCATAAATTTCTGGCCGAAATCTCCGTCGTAAGTCACGTGGAACTCTTCTTGACACATAGAAGAGTTATTACATATGGTTATATGGTTTTTCTCGGTGGGAATTTTGGCATGACTGTAATTATCATCAAATCTTAGAGTAATGCTTTGCATTAAATTTCCAAGAATCTGTGCAGTATGGCAAAACACGACAAAAACGCTCTGAAATTGATGAATCGAACGTTCTATCCTAATTCCTGTTATAGTTGAATAACTCGTTCCGTAGCTTCCAATTAAAAGTTCTTGAACCGACCACAAAGGGGCCTGAAAAAATCCGAAAAGCACTGACATCGGCAAAAGCGTCCAAAATGAGGGAAACAGGTTAGATGTCACAAAGAATACATGTGAAATCAAGGAAAGTAAAATTAACCCTTTCGGTCGAGCATTTTGTACCAACCACGGCGAAATCATGCAACCAATTACAAAACTTCCATATATAAGTCCTAGTGAAATTGTGCCAAGATAATAGTCTGAAAATATACTGGTTTGAATGTTTCGAAGCGGCAAGAAGGACATAAAAGCCAACATTAGTCCGGTACACAAAGCGACAAAATTTTTCCAAACGGAGCCTTTAGTGTGCGTTTTCGGTGGCCCCATGTTTAGGTTTTCTGGTGTTCCGTCAGTACTACGAAGCCGCTTTAATTCCTTCCATTCTTCGCTGAGACTAGTGGGTCTCTCCGCCCGATGTGACGTCACCTGGTCGTCTGCTTTAGACGACATTGAATT is part of the Magallana gigas chromosome 3, xbMagGiga1.1, whole genome shotgun sequence genome and harbors:
- the LOC105337301 gene encoding protein unc-93 homolog A isoform X1; the protein is MMAKESEDEDQITDVVSHAEMRAMLWGRQREKNVSDNSMSSKADDQVTSHRAERPTSLSEEWKELKRLRSTDGTPENLNMGPPKTHTKGSVWKNFVALCTGLMLAFMSFLPLRNIQTSIFSDYYLGTISLGLIYGSFVIGCMISPWLVQNARPKGLILLSLISHVFFVTSNLFPSFWTLLPMSVLFGFFQAPLWSVQELLIGSYGTSYSTITGIRIERSIHQFQSVFVVFCHTAQILGNLMQSITLRFDDNYSHAKIPTEKNHITICNNSSMCQEEFHVTYDGDFGQKFMRYFAEDFEKLDYLQILKLFYLCLACCSVILIGCCLRKPDIIINKRKTPFWDKICDVSSFFRTKTFLMLGLLMTFTGMQQAIVISDVTKMYGTNTLGLGMIGYIMMCYGTSQLAMLLIIEKLQKRLKPVVFVLKGFLVTQGLLLVLYIWEPRSDSVYSILGFMSLWGAVDAVWQSQVQGILVSSAARKEPAVICYRVCQGVGLCVVFFSSIVLSLLYKVCLIGSTLVLGVIGYLVMEVSNNPVTPQENRAFSV